A stretch of the Methanofervidicoccus abyssi genome encodes the following:
- the prf1 gene encoding peptide chain release factor aRF-1, translating into MVVSMESSKREKDIYLFKKAIKELKSKKGKGTELISLYIPARRRISDVAQYLREELSQSSNIKSKTTRKNVQSAIEAILQRLKLLKEPLEKGVIIFSGMVPRGGPGTEKMETYVLEPPEPIKTFIYRCDSQFYTEPLEEFLEEKDTYGIILIDRSEATIGIVKGKNIQILKRLTSGVPGKFKAGGQSARRLERLIDDAAHQFMKRVGEYANEEFLPLLKEKKLKGILIGGPGNTKIEFVKKGYLNHELRKIIIDTFDICYTEEFGIRELLEKASDVLKDIELIKEKEVIQRFFKELIKEDGGLAAYGEKEVMRYLQMGAVDTLIITDNINMSRVTVKCNNCSYTQEINVKNDELQKFEENLKTKSCPQCGGMLYIADKEDIIEYFAKLCEESGTTLKIVSTDTEEGSQIYKAFKGIAAILRYKID; encoded by the coding sequence TGAGTTAATTAGCCTCTATATACCGGCAAGGAGGAGGATATCTGATGTAGCTCAGTATCTAAGAGAGGAACTCTCCCAATCTTCCAACATCAAAAGTAAAACAACGAGGAAAAACGTCCAATCTGCAATTGAGGCAATTCTCCAAAGGTTAAAACTCCTAAAAGAACCTCTTGAGAAAGGAGTTATTATATTCTCAGGGATGGTTCCCAGAGGAGGGCCAGGGACTGAAAAGATGGAGACATATGTATTGGAACCACCTGAACCAATAAAGACGTTTATATACAGATGTGATTCTCAGTTCTACACAGAACCATTGGAGGAGTTCCTAGAGGAGAAAGATACATACGGTATTATACTTATAGATAGAAGTGAGGCTACAATTGGGATTGTTAAAGGTAAGAATATACAGATACTTAAGAGGCTAACTAGTGGGGTTCCTGGGAAGTTCAAGGCTGGTGGACAATCTGCAAGGAGATTGGAAAGGCTAATAGACGACGCTGCACATCAATTTATGAAAAGGGTAGGAGAGTATGCAAATGAGGAGTTTCTACCTCTGTTGAAGGAGAAGAAATTAAAGGGAATACTTATTGGAGGGCCAGGGAATACGAAGATCGAGTTTGTAAAGAAAGGATACCTCAACCATGAACTGAGGAAGATAATTATCGATACATTTGACATATGTTATACCGAGGAGTTTGGAATAAGGGAACTATTGGAAAAAGCTTCTGATGTTTTAAAGGACATAGAGTTAATAAAAGAGAAGGAAGTTATTCAGAGATTCTTTAAAGAACTTATAAAGGAAGATGGTGGTCTCGCAGCCTACGGTGAAAAGGAGGTTATGAGATATCTCCAGATGGGTGCCGTAGATACCCTCATCATCACTGATAATATCAATATGTCCAGAGTAACTGTAAAGTGTAACAACTGTAGTTACACCCAGGAGATAAATGTAAAAAACGATGAACTCCAAAAATTCGAAGAGAATCTTAAAACGAAATCCTGTCCACAGTGTGGTGGTATGTTGTATATCGCTGATAAAGAAGATATTATCGAGTACTTTGCCAAACTCTGTGAAGAGTCTGGAACAACCTTAAAGATTGTATCTACAGATACTGAAGAAGGTAGTCAGATATACAAGGCATTCAAAGGTATCGCCGCTATTTTGAGGTATAAAATAGACTAA
- a CDS encoding TatD family hydrolase, translating to MEGIRYIDAHCHLEDKKFNRDREEVINTCREKNIEIVTSGVGIGGCKRALEIKKRHPDIYLTLGFHPHSVRADEKVIKEVYNIVKNCEKYIVAVGEVGLDIKDENLPRQKEIFERFISISEELDKPLVVHGRGLERECYNIINNRVVSMFHCYSGDEKLAKELIENGHYISISTLICISPHHRDLVKNLDLENILVETDSPYLTPVKGKKNTPLNVIKVIEAIYSIKKEEGYSYKEVVKLIYNNTKRFFNI from the coding sequence ATGGAAGGTATAAGATACATTGACGCCCACTGCCATTTAGAAGATAAAAAATTCAACAGAGATAGAGAAGAAGTTATAAACACCTGTAGAGAAAAAAATATAGAGATAGTCACAAGTGGAGTAGGTATTGGGGGTTGTAAGAGAGCCTTAGAGATCAAAAAGAGACATCCTGATATCTATCTTACCCTGGGATTTCATCCCCACAGTGTAAGAGCAGATGAGAAGGTTATAAAAGAAGTTTACAACATAGTAAAAAACTGTGAAAAGTATATAGTCGCAGTAGGGGAAGTAGGTTTAGATATAAAGGATGAAAATCTCCCTCGTCAAAAGGAGATATTCGAGAGATTTATATCTATCTCTGAGGAGTTAGATAAACCTTTAGTAGTCCATGGAAGGGGATTGGAAAGGGAGTGCTACAACATTATCAACAACCGGGTAGTATCCATGTTCCACTGTTACAGTGGAGATGAAAAACTTGCAAAGGAGTTGATAGAGAATGGACATTACATCTCTATATCTACACTTATATGCATTTCTCCACATCATAGAGATCTTGTTAAGAATTTAGATCTTGAAAACATCTTAGTTGAGACAGACAGTCCTTATCTCACACCTGTTAAAGGTAAAAAAAATACGCCCCTCAACGTTATAAAGGTCATAGAAGCGATATACAGTATAAAGAAGGAAGAAGGTTATAGTTACAAGGAAGTTGTTAAGTTAATCTACAACAATACAAAAAGATTTTTTAATATATAA
- a CDS encoding 4Fe-4S dicluster domain-containing protein → MKLIPNAKLCIGCKSCERVCPTNGIVVIDKTPIKCMHCEDAPCYNVCPVGAIEWIEDKVVVNDRCIGCGLCVDACPFGIIRIDPNTGKAFKCHGCYMYDVEMCKSVCPTGALQYREENIVSKRERLVSKLKRIYTYI, encoded by the coding sequence ATGAAATTAATACCTAACGCCAAACTCTGTATAGGTTGTAAAAGTTGTGAAAGGGTATGTCCAACAAATGGAATAGTAGTAATAGATAAAACTCCTATAAAGTGTATGCACTGTGAGGACGCTCCCTGTTACAACGTATGTCCAGTTGGAGCCATAGAGTGGATAGAAGACAAGGTAGTAGTAAATGATAGGTGTATAGGCTGTGGTTTATGTGTGGATGCATGTCCTTTTGGAATAATAAGGATAGATCCTAACACTGGAAAGGCCTTTAAATGTCATGGATGTTACATGTACGATGTAGAGATGTGTAAAAGCGTATGCCCAACTGGAGCACTACAGTACAGAGAAGAGAACATAGTAAGCAAGAGGGAGAGGCTGGTTTCAAAACTTAAGAGAATATATACCTATATATAA
- a CDS encoding 4Fe-4S dicluster domain-containing protein, whose product MKKIIMTNDECNNCGVCIKACASVHGGVSRIGIMEHKGRYLPIVCQHCALAPCKEVCPVDAIEKRGEIIYLDGSKCIGCGLCALACPFGAITMTDIAHKCSLCIERNNEYACVKACPKKCLEVVDINDIIFEKRSKNLEIMDKLRKKEFKKNSMISKITIAAKVDTKL is encoded by the coding sequence ATGAAAAAAATTATAATGACTAACGATGAATGTAATAACTGTGGTGTCTGTATTAAGGCATGTGCTTCTGTACATGGAGGAGTAAGTAGAATAGGAATTATGGAACACAAAGGAAGATACCTACCTATAGTCTGTCAACACTGTGCCCTTGCACCATGTAAAGAAGTATGTCCAGTAGATGCTATCGAGAAGAGAGGAGAGATAATATACTTAGATGGATCCAAGTGTATAGGCTGTGGATTGTGTGCCTTAGCTTGTCCCTTCGGTGCCATAACTATGACAGACATAGCCCATAAATGCTCCCTCTGTATCGAGAGAAATAATGAGTACGCCTGTGTTAAGGCCTGTCCCAAGAAGTGCTTAGAGGTAGTAGATATAAACGATATTATATTCGAAAAGAGAAGTAAAAACCTTGAGATTATGGATAAATTGAGGAAAAAAGAATTTAAAAAGAATTCTATGATCTCAAAGATAACAATCGCCGCAAAGGTTGACACTAAGCTGTAA
- the porB gene encoding pyruvate synthase subunit PorB, protein MNKRFPREELFAPGHRGCAGCGASILARMVLKTVGRDVIVVSATGCLEVFSTPYPETAWRVPWIHTAFECGGAVASGIEKAIKALKKRGKFKDRKITVVAITGDGGTADIGFQSLSGALERGHDMVYIMYDNEAYMNTGVQRSSATPLFASATTAPAGKKSKGEDRPKKDMAMIAAAHGIPYVATACISYPEDLMKKIKKACEIEGPTFIHVLQPCTVGWGYNPENTIEVGRLAVETGFFPLYEIEYGEFRITYRPTKRKPLKEYIRMQKRYRHLTDEDIEILQKYVDEKCKLLGLE, encoded by the coding sequence ATGAATAAGAGATTTCCAAGAGAGGAGTTATTTGCCCCTGGCCACAGGGGATGTGCAGGATGTGGTGCTTCTATTCTCGCCAGGATGGTCTTGAAGACTGTTGGAAGGGATGTAATAGTAGTAAGTGCCACAGGATGTTTAGAGGTATTCTCCACCCCATATCCTGAGACTGCCTGGAGGGTACCTTGGATACATACCGCCTTTGAATGTGGAGGGGCTGTGGCAAGTGGTATAGAGAAGGCGATAAAGGCACTGAAAAAGAGAGGTAAGTTCAAGGATAGGAAGATAACTGTCGTAGCAATAACTGGAGATGGAGGTACTGCAGATATAGGTTTCCAGTCTCTAAGTGGAGCACTGGAGAGGGGACATGACATGGTGTACATAATGTATGACAACGAGGCCTACATGAACACTGGAGTCCAGAGGAGTAGTGCCACGCCTCTCTTTGCCTCTGCAACAACTGCTCCTGCAGGAAAGAAGAGTAAGGGAGAAGACAGGCCTAAGAAAGATATGGCTATGATTGCAGCAGCTCATGGAATTCCATACGTTGCAACTGCATGTATCAGTTATCCTGAGGATCTGATGAAGAAAATTAAAAAGGCCTGTGAGATAGAAGGGCCTACTTTTATCCATGTACTACAGCCATGTACAGTAGGATGGGGATACAACCCAGAAAATACTATAGAAGTAGGAAGGTTGGCAGTTGAGACAGGTTTCTTCCCACTTTACGAGATCGAATACGGAGAGTTCAGGATCACCTACAGACCTACAAAGAGGAAACCTTTAAAGGAGTATATAAGGATGCAGAAGAGGTACAGACATCTAACAGATGAAGATATTGAGATCCTCCAGAAATACGTAGATGAAAAATGCAAACTCTTAGGATTGGAATAA
- the porA gene encoding pyruvate synthase subunit PorA, producing the protein MERVDVITGTTAAAIAAKLSKVEVIAAYPITPQSECIEVLAKFIADGELDAEYIKAESEHSAMAACIGASATGVRTFTATASQGLALMHEMLYIAAGMRLPVVMLNTNRALSAPINIWCDHQDSISERDTGWIQIYAEDNQETLDSIIQAYKIAEDEDVLLPVMVCIDGFILTHTVEPVHIPDEKKVRDYLGVYEPKHAYLDPDRPITQGPVGVPECYMETRKQISDAMEKAKKVIKRVNEEYYEIFNRRYGNGLVEGYNLEDADTVLVAMGSVCGTIKYVIDSLKEKGKNVGLLRVRTYRPFPKEDIKEMLKETENVGVLDKNISLGFNMGALGIEIMATLKGKKVCNYIVGLGGRDITLQNIEEIIKHLEESEDGETKWIGLKE; encoded by the coding sequence ATGGAGAGAGTCGATGTTATTACTGGAACCACTGCAGCCGCTATAGCTGCAAAGTTATCCAAGGTGGAGGTTATTGCAGCATATCCTATAACTCCCCAGAGTGAATGTATTGAGGTATTGGCTAAGTTTATCGCAGATGGGGAATTGGATGCAGAATATATCAAAGCAGAGAGTGAACATTCGGCAATGGCTGCCTGTATAGGTGCTTCTGCAACTGGAGTAAGGACATTTACAGCAACTGCATCTCAGGGATTAGCATTGATGCATGAGATGTTGTATATAGCTGCTGGTATGAGGTTACCTGTGGTTATGCTCAATACAAACAGGGCACTTTCAGCACCTATAAACATATGGTGTGATCATCAAGATTCTATATCTGAGAGGGATACTGGATGGATACAGATCTATGCAGAGGATAACCAGGAAACACTTGACAGTATAATACAGGCTTATAAAATTGCAGAGGATGAAGATGTTCTACTACCAGTTATGGTATGTATAGATGGGTTTATACTTACCCATACCGTGGAACCAGTCCACATACCAGATGAGAAGAAGGTTAGAGATTATCTGGGGGTTTATGAGCCTAAACATGCCTATCTAGATCCAGATAGACCTATAACCCAAGGACCAGTAGGAGTACCTGAATGTTATATGGAAACTAGGAAGCAAATAAGTGATGCTATGGAAAAGGCTAAGAAAGTAATAAAGAGGGTAAATGAGGAATACTATGAGATATTCAACAGGAGGTATGGGAACGGTTTAGTAGAGGGCTACAACTTAGAAGATGCAGATACTGTACTTGTAGCTATGGGTAGTGTCTGTGGAACTATAAAGTACGTGATAGATAGTCTTAAAGAGAAGGGGAAGAACGTAGGACTCCTAAGAGTTAGGACCTACAGACCATTTCCAAAGGAGGATATAAAGGAGATGTTAAAGGAAACTGAGAACGTTGGAGTGTTAGATAAGAATATCTCATTAGGGTTTAACATGGGAGCCTTAGGTATAGAGATAATGGCAACATTGAAGGGCAAGAAGGTATGTAACTACATCGTAGGTTTGGGAGGGAGGGATATTACCCTTCAAAATATAGAAGAGATAATTAAACATCTCGAAGAATCTGAAGATGGAGAAACTAAGTGGATAGGTCTTAAAGAATAA
- the porD gene encoding pyruvate synthase subunit PorD, whose translation MVTIGAIIYEPGNTTRNKTGNWRTFRPILNTEKCVKCEICYIFCPEGAIYEDENENFRINYDYCKGCLICSKECPTNAITKVREEK comes from the coding sequence ATGGTTACAATAGGTGCTATTATATACGAACCTGGAAATACAACTAGAAATAAAACCGGAAACTGGAGGACCTTTAGACCTATCTTAAATACTGAGAAGTGTGTAAAGTGTGAGATATGTTATATATTCTGTCCAGAAGGGGCAATATACGAGGATGAGAATGAAAACTTCAGGATAAACTACGACTACTGTAAAGGATGTTTAATATGTTCTAAGGAATGCCCTACAAACGCCATAACTAAGGTAAGGGAAGAGAAATAA
- a CDS encoding pyruvate ferredoxin oxidoreductase subunit gamma: protein MIEIRFHGRGGQGAVTAAKILAKAAFYDGKYSQGFPFFGVERRGAPVMAFTRIDHKKIIVRSQVYNPDYVVVQDATLLDTVNVVEGLKKDGIVIVNTTKDDLDLDFKTYTIDATGIALDILGVPIVNTTMLGAFVGATKLISFDSLKRAILDTFRGELGEKNTKAAEVAYNIISEK, encoded by the coding sequence ATGATAGAGATCAGATTTCACGGTAGAGGTGGGCAGGGGGCAGTTACCGCCGCCAAAATTTTAGCAAAAGCTGCATTTTACGACGGTAAATACTCCCAAGGATTTCCTTTTTTTGGTGTTGAGAGAAGAGGAGCTCCAGTTATGGCATTTACTAGGATAGATCATAAGAAGATTATTGTTAGATCCCAAGTATACAATCCAGACTATGTGGTAGTCCAGGATGCCACACTTTTAGATACCGTCAATGTTGTAGAGGGGTTAAAGAAAGATGGAATAGTGATTGTAAACACAACTAAAGATGATCTAGACTTGGATTTTAAGACATACACTATTGATGCCACAGGGATAGCTTTGGATATTCTCGGTGTTCCTATAGTTAACACCACAATGTTAGGAGCATTTGTAGGTGCCACTAAGTTGATATCTTTTGATTCCCTTAAAAGGGCGATACTGGATACATTTAGGGGAGAACTTGGGGAGAAAAACACAAAAGCTGCAGAAGTAGCGTATAATATTATCTCAGAAAAGTAA
- a CDS encoding segregation and condensation protein A, with product MEFELWVRIIKESIQKGNIGPWDINVAKIADEYIKTLKELERFDIRLSADVILVGGILLRMKSQILYEKCEYTFEDDDVEDNSLEDSRSYEDIDESSQKKENSVDNEHLKDKKQFTVDDLIDTLKLELIKVKRNRRKKKDKTENTLYEVIEEMEKYDISKLMENLILELRKEGVIVFQKKFPDRRDKVKNFLPCLYLANEGKVEIFQEDVFKEMVVKYKEESTNKAVYTKLKGL from the coding sequence ATGGAGTTTGAACTTTGGGTAAGAATAATTAAGGAGAGTATTCAAAAGGGAAATATTGGCCCTTGGGACATTAACGTTGCCAAGATAGCAGATGAGTACATAAAAACACTTAAAGAACTTGAAAGATTCGATATAAGGCTCTCTGCAGATGTTATATTAGTTGGGGGGATACTACTGAGGATGAAGTCCCAGATTCTTTACGAGAAATGTGAATACACCTTCGAGGATGATGATGTTGAAGATAATTCTCTTGAAGATAGTAGAAGTTATGAAGATATCGATGAAAGCTCTCAAAAAAAGGAAAACAGTGTAGATAATGAACATCTGAAGGATAAAAAACAGTTTACAGTTGATGATCTAATAGATACTCTAAAATTGGAACTCATAAAGGTGAAAAGGAATAGGAGAAAGAAAAAAGATAAAACGGAGAATACACTTTACGAAGTTATAGAGGAAATGGAAAAATACGATATCTCTAAACTTATGGAGAATTTAATTTTAGAACTAAGGAAAGAAGGTGTTATTGTATTCCAGAAGAAGTTTCCAGATAGGAGAGATAAAGTTAAAAACTTTTTACCCTGCCTATATCTTGCAAACGAAGGTAAAGTGGAGATCTTTCAGGAGGATGTATTCAAAGAGATGGTAGTTAAGTACAAGGAAGAAAGTACCAACAAAGCTGTATATACTAAACTAAAAGGGTTATAA
- a CDS encoding site-2 protease family protein, whose protein sequence is MNYSIFHFSLDEIRDLVISTVAIALIFAWPGRGFYIFNDPVFLYRFIIAILIVGSSFIFHELAHRTVARYFGAYSEFRAWFEGLAIALILKILIGFTFIAPGAVYIFKDYLTSEESGIIALSGPLSNVFLAILFSVFSIFLPPFTIISHILYFGVYINLYLAAFNLLPVPPFDGFKVLSWNPIIWAIVALPLFYWAFF, encoded by the coding sequence ATGAATTACAGTATCTTCCACTTTTCTCTCGATGAGATCAGAGATTTAGTTATCTCTACAGTTGCAATAGCCTTAATCTTTGCATGGCCTGGAAGAGGGTTTTATATATTTAATGATCCAGTATTTCTCTATAGATTTATAATAGCTATACTTATCGTAGGTAGTAGTTTTATCTTTCATGAATTGGCCCATAGGACAGTAGCAAGGTATTTTGGAGCCTATAGTGAATTTAGAGCATGGTTTGAAGGATTAGCTATAGCACTCATTCTAAAAATACTAATAGGATTTACCTTTATAGCCCCTGGGGCTGTGTATATCTTCAAAGATTATCTGACTTCAGAAGAGAGTGGTATAATTGCCCTCTCAGGTCCCCTGTCCAACGTGTTCTTAGCCATCCTTTTCTCTGTATTTTCCATTTTCTTACCTCCATTTACCATTATCTCCCATATATTGTATTTCGGTGTATATATAAACCTCTACCTGGCAGCCTTCAACTTACTACCTGTACCTCCATTCGATGGCTTTAAGGTGTTATCTTGGAATCCTATAATATGGGCAATTGTGGCATTACCTCTATTTTATTGGGCATTTTTTTAA
- a CDS encoding B12-binding domain-containing radical SAM protein, translating to MTMKNVALIYPNKFKGGISCLAMHILHHHLNKYRDIRCDMYFLENYSQIKNRDAIIITLQYENDYFNVVKIVEKLKNKNPEAIFIGGGPCSMSNPLPLSDFFDVFVIGEIESTDIMYRLINREVDVEGTYFPEYHGKSKENFKSIKRVYPKKLGIEDYPINQFTHPSGAYGKAYLLEIGRGCPRRCKFCMARSIYYPPRFRSLEDLTYLVDEGLKHTDADKVALIAPSVGDYKYIVDLCKYIKERYNIQISPSSLRVDTVSEELLEVLDIKTLTIAPEAGSERLRDYIGKDISNEDIERALEVAKEKGIDGIKLYFMVGLPTEEKEDIEEIISLSKDVKKKFRKVSISINPFIPKPCTEFEREPFNMESKATIKYIEKSLKRHGVRVSYENFNSMVIQCVLSRGDASLGNLIKEYNKPNQLLKYLKKKGLLSKYLGALE from the coding sequence ATTACTATGAAGAACGTAGCACTGATATACCCTAATAAATTTAAAGGAGGAATTTCCTGCTTAGCTATGCATATCCTTCACCATCACCTAAATAAGTATAGAGATATCCGTTGTGATATGTACTTCTTAGAGAACTACTCTCAGATAAAGAACAGGGATGCTATAATTATCACCCTACAGTACGAGAACGATTACTTCAACGTAGTGAAAATAGTAGAGAAACTTAAGAATAAGAACCCAGAAGCTATCTTTATTGGGGGAGGTCCCTGTAGTATGAGTAATCCTCTACCTCTAAGTGATTTCTTCGATGTATTTGTAATAGGAGAGATCGAGAGTACTGATATTATGTACCGTCTAATTAACAGAGAGGTAGATGTAGAGGGTACCTACTTCCCGGAGTATCACGGTAAAAGTAAAGAGAACTTCAAAAGTATAAAGAGAGTGTATCCCAAAAAACTTGGCATTGAGGATTATCCAATAAACCAATTTACTCATCCATCAGGAGCCTATGGAAAGGCGTATCTCCTGGAGATAGGCAGGGGCTGTCCAAGGAGATGTAAGTTCTGTATGGCTAGGAGTATATACTACCCTCCTAGATTTAGAAGTTTGGAGGATCTAACCTATCTTGTAGATGAAGGGCTGAAACATACAGATGCTGATAAGGTGGCACTTATAGCTCCTTCAGTTGGAGATTATAAATACATAGTAGATTTATGTAAGTATATAAAGGAGAGGTATAATATACAAATATCTCCTTCTTCATTAAGGGTAGATACAGTAAGTGAAGAACTATTAGAGGTATTGGATATTAAAACCCTAACTATTGCACCAGAGGCAGGAAGTGAAAGGTTGAGAGATTATATTGGAAAGGATATATCCAATGAAGATATAGAGAGGGCGCTGGAGGTTGCAAAGGAGAAAGGTATAGATGGTATAAAACTATATTTTATGGTAGGATTGCCCACAGAAGAGAAGGAGGATATAGAGGAGATAATAAGTCTATCTAAGGATGTTAAAAAGAAATTTAGGAAAGTATCTATAAGTATAAACCCATTCATTCCAAAACCCTGTACAGAATTTGAGAGAGAACCATTTAATATGGAGTCTAAAGCTACTATTAAATACATTGAAAAATCCCTGAAGAGACATGGCGTACGTGTTAGTTATGAGAATTTCAACTCTATGGTTATACAGTGCGTTCTCTCCAGGGGAGATGCATCTCTTGGAAACTTAATAAAAGAATACAATAAACCTAATCAACTACTTAAGTATCTAAAGAAGAAAGGACTTTTAAGTAAATATTTAGGAGCATTGGAGTGA
- the feoB gene encoding ferrous iron transport protein B, which produces MGDVKTVALAGQPNVGKTTIFNELTGMTQCVGNWPGVTVEKKEGSMIYKGMKFNIVDLPGTYSLKADSLDQKIARDFIIENKDAIIVDIIDTNNLSRNLYLTLQLIELGRSPIICLNFIDEAEKYGISVDDKKLSDRLGGLPVVKTSGRYKIGIEDLKETILNYKPIPCEIRYSELLENTLDKIVEKLERYSLPTDEKFKGVPKRWLAISFLESDPEVLELFKKNEDLLKEVKKIKEELERELRHDTESYVAEERYKKVDEILKDIWKENIIFDDIDKILLHPVYGMIIFAIVMYVTYSVVIGLGNICIEYIKTFFEYLGVYASRIVPEPFTGVVVDGIIKGVGSVLIFFPYIAFMMFSLTLLENFGYLTRVSALFHKIMARMGLSGSSTIPIIVSFGCNVPGIMATRIISDTLRRISTLLVLPLVPCAARFEVITFMAATFFEKHVALFAMGIVSITLILLSLVSYVIGKYIVKGKPEEPIFELPPYRLPDWNYILKRTWVYTKYFLIKAGTVILAGSILFYYLLYYPSEENCYGMIVGKILEPITQLMGIDWRGALALLSGIIAKELVVSTMTMAYGGIPNIVESLTPLQAFVFTLVTVLYIPCLATIATLFHETGKSVKWTLFAVGYNLTLATLVGIVVYNIGQLLGFA; this is translated from the coding sequence ATGGGAGATGTAAAAACAGTTGCCTTAGCAGGTCAACCTAACGTTGGAAAGACAACGATATTCAACGAACTAACTGGAATGACCCAGTGTGTAGGTAACTGGCCAGGTGTAACTGTAGAGAAGAAAGAAGGTTCAATGATTTATAAAGGGATGAAGTTCAACATAGTCGATCTACCAGGAACCTACTCTCTAAAAGCAGACTCCTTAGATCAGAAGATAGCAAGGGATTTCATAATTGAAAATAAAGATGCTATTATTGTAGATATAATAGACACAAACAACCTTAGTAGAAACCTCTACTTAACACTGCAGTTGATAGAACTTGGGAGATCACCGATAATATGTTTAAACTTCATAGATGAGGCGGAGAAGTATGGTATCTCAGTAGATGATAAGAAACTTAGTGATAGATTAGGAGGGCTTCCAGTTGTAAAAACTTCAGGTAGGTACAAGATAGGCATAGAAGATTTAAAGGAGACAATACTAAATTACAAACCTATACCCTGTGAAATTAGATACTCTGAACTATTAGAGAATACCTTAGATAAGATCGTTGAAAAGTTGGAAAGATATTCCCTACCTACAGATGAGAAGTTTAAAGGAGTTCCAAAAAGATGGCTAGCTATATCCTTCCTCGAGAGTGATCCTGAGGTTTTAGAGTTATTTAAGAAGAATGAAGATCTTTTAAAGGAGGTAAAGAAAATAAAAGAAGAGTTGGAAAGAGAGCTAAGACATGATACAGAGAGTTATGTTGCCGAGGAAAGATATAAAAAAGTAGATGAGATACTGAAAGATATCTGGAAGGAGAACATAATATTCGATGATATAGACAAAATACTCCTTCACCCTGTCTACGGGATGATAATTTTTGCCATTGTTATGTATGTAACCTATAGTGTTGTTATAGGGTTAGGTAATATATGCATAGAATACATTAAGACATTTTTTGAGTATTTAGGAGTGTATGCAAGTAGGATAGTTCCAGAACCATTCACAGGAGTTGTGGTGGATGGGATAATCAAGGGAGTAGGGTCAGTACTTATCTTTTTCCCATATATAGCCTTTATGATGTTTTCTCTAACTCTATTGGAGAATTTTGGATATCTAACTAGGGTTTCAGCTCTCTTCCATAAGATAATGGCCAGAATGGGCCTTAGTGGAAGTTCTACAATACCTATTATAGTGAGTTTTGGATGTAACGTCCCGGGTATAATGGCTACTAGGATAATTTCTGATACTCTTAGGCGAATTAGTACCCTCCTTGTACTACCTCTTGTCCCATGTGCTGCCAGGTTTGAAGTAATTACATTTATGGCTGCTACGTTCTTTGAAAAGCATGTTGCTTTATTTGCAATGGGAATAGTGAGTATAACTCTCATCCTCTTAAGTCTAGTATCTTACGTTATTGGTAAGTATATAGTAAAAGGTAAGCCTGAAGAACCTATCTTCGAACTACCTCCCTACAGATTACCAGATTGGAATTATATTCTTAAAAGAACCTGGGTATATACAAAATACTTTCTAATAAAGGCAGGAACTGTGATATTGGCAGGTTCTATACTGTTCTATTACTTACTTTACTATCCAAGTGAAGAGAACTGTTACGGTATGATAGTGGGAAAGATATTAGAACCTATAACTCAACTTATGGGGATAGATTGGAGAGGGGCACTTGCACTACTCTCTGGAATCATTGCCAAAGAGTTGGTAGTATCTACCATGACGATGGCTTACGGTGGAATTCCTAACATAGTTGAATCACTAACTCCACTACAGGCCTTTGTCTTTACCTTAGTTACTGTATTATACATTCCATGTTTAGCTACAATAGCAACTTTATTCCATGAAACAGGAAAGAGTGTAAAATGGACTTTATTTGCAGTAGGGTATAACTTGACATTGGCTACATTGGTAGGCATAGTGGTATATAACATTGGACAGCTCTTAGGCTTTGCATAA